Proteins co-encoded in one uncultured Draconibacterium sp. genomic window:
- a CDS encoding thiamine pyrophosphate-dependent enzyme, translating to MDIKEIIKPENLVYQKSELLNDDIMHYCPGCSHGVVHKIMAELIEEMGLQEKTVGIAPVGCAVFAYNYIDIDWQEAAHGRAPAVATGVARVNPDNFVFTYQGDGDLASIGAAEIMHACNRGENILVIFINNGIYGMTGGQMAPTTLEGMVTATTPYGRNVDLNGYPMKITNLIAQLPGTSYVTRQAVHTAATARKCKRSLKKAIQNVLDKKGTSFVEVVSTCNSGWKMSPVEANKWMDENMIPYYPLGDLKDSVKGEHSEN from the coding sequence ATGGATATTAAAGAAATAATTAAGCCGGAAAATCTGGTTTATCAGAAGTCGGAATTACTAAACGACGATATTATGCACTATTGCCCGGGGTGTTCTCATGGTGTAGTTCATAAAATTATGGCTGAACTGATTGAGGAAATGGGCCTTCAGGAAAAAACCGTTGGTATTGCGCCTGTAGGTTGTGCCGTTTTTGCTTACAATTATATTGATATCGATTGGCAGGAGGCTGCGCATGGTCGTGCACCTGCAGTGGCAACCGGTGTTGCCCGTGTAAACCCTGATAATTTTGTTTTTACCTACCAGGGCGATGGCGACCTTGCATCGATTGGAGCAGCAGAAATAATGCATGCCTGTAACCGTGGCGAAAATATTCTTGTGATTTTCATAAATAACGGAATTTACGGAATGACCGGTGGACAAATGGCACCAACAACACTGGAAGGAATGGTAACAGCTACTACTCCTTATGGACGTAATGTTGATTTGAATGGTTATCCAATGAAAATCACCAACCTGATTGCACAGTTACCCGGAACATCGTATGTTACACGCCAGGCGGTGCACACTGCGGCTACGGCTCGTAAATGCAAACGATCACTGAAGAAAGCCATTCAAAACGTACTGGATAAAAAAGGAACTTCCTTTGTTGAGGTGGTTTCAACCTGTAACTCAGGTTGGAAAATGAGTCCGGTGGAAGCCAATAAATGGATGGATGAGAATATGATTCCATACTATCCGTTGGGCGATTTGAAAGACAGTGTAAAAGGTGAACATTCGGAAAATTAG
- a CDS encoding 2-oxoacid:acceptor oxidoreductase family protein, with translation MTEEMIIAGFGGQGVLSMGKILAYSGIMEDKEVTWFPSYGPEMRGGTANVTVIVSDTRISSPILQEFDTAIILNQQSMDKFETAVKPGGTLLYDPNGVINPPTRTDINIFKVEATKTAVEMGNPKVFNMIVFGSYLKVRPILSLDNVEKGLEKSLPERYHKLIPLNLEAIKKGQEIVEDIQLV, from the coding sequence ATGACAGAAGAAATGATAATTGCCGGATTTGGAGGACAAGGTGTACTTTCAATGGGTAAAATTCTGGCTTATTCGGGGATTATGGAAGACAAGGAAGTTACCTGGTTCCCGTCGTATGGACCTGAAATGCGTGGCGGAACTGCCAACGTAACTGTTATTGTTAGCGATACCCGCATCAGTTCGCCTATTTTGCAGGAGTTTGATACCGCCATTATTCTGAACCAGCAGAGTATGGACAAATTCGAAACAGCTGTAAAACCCGGTGGAACTTTATTGTACGATCCGAATGGAGTCATCAATCCGCCAACACGTACTGATATCAACATTTTTAAAGTTGAAGCCACAAAAACGGCTGTTGAAATGGGAAATCCAAAAGTGTTTAATATGATCGTTTTTGGAAGTTACCTGAAAGTTCGCCCGATCCTCTCGCTAGATAACGTGGAAAAAGGACTGGAGAAGTCACTCCCGGAACGTTACCACAAGTTAATTCCGCTAAATCTGGAGGCTATAAAAAAAGGGCAGGAGATTGTGGAAGATATCCAACTTGTTTAA